Part of the Armatimonadota bacterium genome is shown below.
CCCACACCAGGTCTACGAGGCGGCAGGACGGGCATTGGTGGACATCCCTACCTACCTGGGCCACCTGCAGCGGTTCCTGGACACGATCCCGTAGCCGGCGATCGCGGCTCGCCTACGGGGTCGGGGCGGCTCTGAGCATTCGCATAAACGATGATCTGAAGCGCGTCATAGTGGCACGCGCCAGAGGGCAGCATCGAAAGCCCAGCGAGCAGGCGCGGCGATACATCGAGATCGCCTTGATTGCCGAAGAGAACCCGGATCTTCCCTTTGGGTTCATCCAGGGTATTCTGGAGGCCCGGGCCGAGAAGGATGCCGGCCTGGTTGAGGAACCTGTCGCCGGCGGGGACCGCGAAGTCTGAAGGCTGACCCCAGCCTGGGGGCTGGGGGGTGGATCGAGCGCGGTCTGGCCGGTGCCGGCCAGCCTCACACCCACAGCACTCGGAGTCCTACTGCCTCGGCGCTCGATCGCTGCCGGGCATCTGAGGTCAGGAACGGAACGTCGGTTCCCGTGGCATCCTTGAAGAAGAGGGCCGAGGCGATGTGGATGGCGTCGGCCGTCCGCGTCGGGATCCGCCTGATGACGTCCTCGGCACGGGAAAGTACGACGGGCGCCAGCTCCACGAGGGTCCACCACCGACGTTCGTCGGCACACCGCTCAAGGGCTGTCGCCAGGCTCCGGTCCGGCAGCGTCCCGCCGCGGTGCTTGGTGTACAGGGCGGAGATGATCTCCACCCGCGCCAGGCGCGATGTGACGAGATCGTGCGCGGACGTCAGGCGCCCGGCCTC
Proteins encoded:
- a CDS encoding type II toxin-antitoxin system VapC family toxin gives rise to the protein MSVPRWAYADTSVLVKRYVREPGSSEAGRLTSAHDLVTSRLARVEIISALYTKHRGGTLPDRSLATALERCADERRWWTLVELAPVVLSRAEDVIRRIPTRTADAIHIASALFFKDATGTDVPFLTSDARQRSSAEAVGLRVLWV